One genomic window of Deinococcus aetherius includes the following:
- a CDS encoding dihydrofolate reductase family protein, which yields MSRVFLDLAVSLDGFVAGPDGEDGGLHDWYFAEQGAAEGIKRELLGRMGAMVLGRTAFGTAPDGFDTEYRVPHFILTHRPQPTVERGGATFIFVTDGPERALARAREAAGARDVCVAGGAQTAQQFLNAGLLDELQLHVAPVLLGGGLRLFPAGGPRLPLERLRTVESAHATHLTYQVGRNGRRQPRRV from the coding sequence GTGAGCCGGGTCTTTCTCGACCTCGCCGTTTCGCTCGACGGCTTCGTCGCCGGGCCAGACGGGGAGGACGGCGGCCTGCACGACTGGTACTTCGCCGAGCAAGGAGCCGCCGAGGGCATCAAGCGGGAGTTGCTCGGCCGCATGGGGGCGATGGTCCTGGGCCGAACGGCCTTCGGCACGGCACCGGACGGGTTCGACACCGAGTACCGGGTGCCCCATTTCATCCTGACCCACCGGCCACAGCCGACGGTGGAACGGGGCGGTGCCACCTTCATTTTCGTGACAGACGGCCCCGAGCGTGCCCTGGCACGGGCCCGGGAGGCGGCCGGAGCCCGCGACGTGTGCGTGGCGGGCGGTGCCCAGACGGCTCAGCAATTTCTGAACGCCGGGCTGCTGGACGAGCTGCAACTCCATGTCGCGCCGGTGCTGCTGGGCGGCGGCCTCCGACTCTTTCCTGCTGGCGGCCCGCGACTCCCCTTGGAACGCCTGCGGACGGTGGAATCCGCGCACGCCACACACCTGACCTACCAGGTGGGGAGGAACGGACGGCGCCAGCCTCGTCGTGTCTGA
- a CDS encoding helix-hairpin-helix domain-containing protein translates to MVHLQASSSPTGSGDLPRLGAPAQRALSRAGITTLADLARHTEAEVARLHGMGPKALGVLRAALADRGLAFISPPP, encoded by the coding sequence ATGGTTCATCTCCAGGCGTCTTCCAGCCCCACCGGGAGCGGTGACCTCCCCCGACTCGGCGCCCCCGCTCAGCGTGCCCTCTCCCGTGCCGGGATCACCACGCTGGCGGACCTCGCCCGGCACACCGAGGCCGAGGTGGCACGGCTCCATGGCATGGGTCCGAAGGCGCTGGGGGTCTTGCGGGCGGCACTGGCCGACCGGGGCCTGGCGTTCATCAGCCCACCACCGTGA
- a CDS encoding VOC family protein: MAQIQVYLGFTDNCKEAMTFYQRCPGGTLEVQTVGESPVAADLPPEAQERVLHSVLTLGDLTLMSSDLGTDVRPNGAVSLMLGCTSREETETYFQRLSEGGQVTHPLSPSFWGSTFGHLTDRYGFQWMLNYTH; the protein is encoded by the coding sequence ATGGCTCAGATTCAGGTGTATCTCGGCTTCACGGACAACTGCAAGGAAGCGATGACGTTCTACCAGCGGTGCCCGGGCGGCACGCTGGAGGTGCAGACCGTGGGCGAGTCCCCGGTGGCCGCCGACCTGCCGCCGGAGGCACAGGAGCGGGTGCTGCACTCGGTCCTCACGCTGGGCGACCTCACGCTGATGAGCTCGGACCTGGGGACGGACGTGCGCCCGAACGGGGCCGTCTCGCTGATGCTGGGCTGTACCAGCCGCGAGGAGACCGAGACGTACTTCCAGAGGCTCTCGGAGGGCGGACAGGTGACGCACCCCCTCAGCCCCTCGTTCTGGGGCTCGACCTTCGGGCACCTGACCGACCGCTACGGCTTCCAGTGGATGCTGAACTACACGCACTGA